Part of the Colius striatus isolate bColStr4 chromosome 4, bColStr4.1.hap1, whole genome shotgun sequence genome, TGCTGACTTCTAGAAAGGAGTCTGGTAGTTGCTGCAAGGACACGTGGgtctgttttgctttcagtaCGCCCGTCCTGATCTATTCTGACTGAGAGAACACAGTTGGCTGTGACTTGGATGTGTATGTGAGGCACCCTGTACAGTTGTAGGTGGAGGGATGCCTGGAGTGGGTTGATTGCAATGAAAACTTTCCCATTAATTCCAGGGGACATTGAATTATACCCTGACCCAGCACAACCTTCAGTGAAGGCTTTAGCTCACTGTTTCTGTTCGAGGAGGTAAAATTAAGCACGTACAGCATGTACAGGCTTTGGACTCTAAAAACCTCtggttttctccctttctctgttttcctccctgtatgtatatatatgcacataaaCATTCTCTCTCCCTAAATAAGAAAACTCTAACTTTTGTCATCTCCTTCTCAGTGAAGGTGTACTTACAATAGAGAATGCTAATGTATGAACAGTTAGTAGATCAATAAGGTCTCAGTAGAAAACATCACACTTCTGAATGTGAAGAGCAATGCATGATTTGTTGGGTGATTTTGGCCTTCAGTTCTCTCCCTCCAGTCCTGTCCTAGGTGTGTTGTGCATCCTGAAACACAACGTTCATGTTTCAAAGCCTACCTGTGACTCTGCACGCAGGGGGAACCACAGAAGGTCTTTTCTTGTGCATCAGCATTAACTTAAACTTGTTTGAAACGTTCATTCTGATGTGGTGCAGCTTGAAAGGAGGTTAAATGAAGGAACACGTTTTGCTTTCCAATTCTTAGCTGTAAACATGGCTTTTTATGGTCTGTAGTTGCAGTAACCATTGTAGTAATGTTCTCAGCTAGCCTGAATTTTTCAGCTACTGTAAAAACATGATACTTGCACTGGTGGGATTTGTTGCACTGGTCTCGTTTTGTGCTATTGTTTTTCAGGCAATTTAGTTTGACTGGTCAAGTTTAATTAGTTCAAATTTGAATGTTGTTTCGTGCCAGCTCCCTGTGAGCTTCCAGTGAGTTTCTGGGTACAGTTCAGTAATGTTGTGTTCATCTCGTACCTTGCTCAGTTTTAACCCTTTAAACAATTTGCATCCACACCTGGATCCACATCCACCTGTGTCCAAAATAAGGCAGATAAAGTCTAAGGGGTCTAGCTAGCATAGCACCTCAGGAAGTTACTGCCCCTCAAATGCCCATTTTGCTGCTGTGCCAAAGGTTGCTTCCACAGCAATGAAACCAGTAGAAGCATGAGCATTAGGATACGTATTTACACCATGGTGTGAAGTCTATGACCTTCTGGTGCAGCCCAAAATGAGCCACTGTGCCAAAGCAGCTCAGGCAAGGGCCACGTAAGGCCAGCAGGTTAACTTCTGAGAGTTTATGGATCAGCAGGTTCTTTGCTATCTTTATGTGCTGGAGGTTACCCAAGTTGGGTCAAGTTTGCTTTGGATAGTGCTTTCTTTGAAGGTGTCTGTAAAGAGTTGGCTTGTTTAAGTTTTATGTTAGTGGTAATGTGACCAGTTTGATGTTACCAGATGAAAGTGAGTCAGGAAGGCTTGAATGatgaacacacacagagacaactGTGCTTCGAAAATTACTCATGGAGCTGTTATTTATCTGGTCAGGTAACTGTGTAGTATTTGGATCAGAGTCTGATGAGGCTGCATGGGAGGCAGACACCCTGTCACTCCTGGGGGATTTTATTTCCCCCCTCTTTATTTCCATTCAAACCTTAGCACAAGTAAATAAGTCATCTTGGCAGCAGGGGGGATTGGCTCACCAAGTAGTCAGGCAAACCTTCAAAGCTGAAACTGGAAGGTGAATGCCAAAAACTGGATGGTGTGTGCATCACTCTGCCAGGCTGGCATGAGATGATGCTGTCAGCAGCTTTACCTACACTGAGTTTCTGCTTACCCTGCTTCAGTGTGGGATGAGATCCTCTTCCTCCCATCTGCTGGTCTGACTCTGTGGAGGAAAAATCAATTATTCCACATCAAACAAATCCTAACCAACAAATCCACCCTGCATGGTGGTCTTGGGAAAGGGGAATGATGTCGTGGAagtgcccagcagctctgcctcctctcaCTTGCCACTTCCCCATGGATGCAAAGATAACCGGCTGCACCAGGGGAACGATTGGCACGGTATGGACGGGTCTGTAGGCAAAATGCTTCCTGGGGAACAGCTCATGGGCTGCTGAGGTGTGATACTTTATAGTGACAGGACTTTATCCATAAGTATATATCAACTGCTGGAATGTTAGAGACCATGGAATGGCTGGAACAAAGCAGCTACTGCTACTTCTAGCCCCTTCCAGTTGTTTTTGAGTATGGTCGAACGGATTAACCCAGTGGAATCTATTTAAATCTCACTAACACATTTGTAATGTGGAGTAAAAGTGCATTATGGGCTGTCAGGACAGGAGCATGGTTTTCTGCCCATGCAGACAAACCTCAGATGTCCCCGGTAACGACGGGATCTTGCTGCCTGTCACGGTTAACTTTCTGATTAAAAACACCTCATAATGCTGCCGCTCTTCCTTTACCAGAGGCCAGCAGAAACTgtagatgaagaagaaaatgcagaagaggaagatgacaGGGGAGAGGAGGCGTataaaggagaggaagaatatCCAGAGGTGAATGCAGAGGAAAGTGGGCAAATGGAAAGGAGtaaagtggaagaaaacaagaagaaattaaatgagaATTAtgaagcaggagaaacagagaaTGCAAACCAAGCAGAGGAACTTCTGCATTTAAATGGcaagaaaaatgaggaaaatggtGAGGGAATGGAGCACTTACACTGCCAAGGTGATCTTCAGCctgaagaggaaataaaagaggATTCTGACCTTCAGAACCAGGTGAGTGTTtattctttgttgttgttaagtTTCTGTTCCTCATTCACCTCACCCTTAGGCTTCCCAGCTAGTCTCTAAGTAGCTCACCCCTGATAAGGTCCTGAGAGCAAGGGGCTCGAGTCGGTTTAAAAGCAAAGACCCTGTTAATTTAGGAGACCCAGCAACACGCTGTTGGCTTAGATGGAGGAGTAATGCAGCCCAGAAAAATAAAGTGAGCTACCCTGACTGTTAGATGAGCTGACCAGTGAACAGAAAGAAAGCGGTTGTCTGACGAGGAGAACGCAGATCTAGGAAGAGAGTGATTCTTGAGCGTCGGCAGCAGAACAACTCGCTGCTTATTCCCTGCCTATAGGCTGCTGAGAAACAGcctcttcctctgctgcttGTGACACTGGCAATAGTTTCTTGCCCCTTGTGACTGggctttcttctgtttctgtatgGCACAGAAGAACTTGTTTTCAATTAAGAGAGCTGAGTAGAGTGACATTTTCTCGGGCTCTGAATTTGGTCCATGCTGAAGTTACTTATGGAAGTGGAGAAAGTCAGTGAGCATTCACTTTCAATGGATATGTGGGTGACTGGGTGTTTgatgaaagaatatttttggcAGACACCTCTAATTTTAGTACTTTCTCCTTTGGGAGgtatagaaaagaaatgaaaatgttaatgtGACCACTCATGGAAAAGATACTTTTTCACGTTAAGAATATCTCGTGGCAATTTTAGTATGAAATGCTTAAGACTGTATTGAAGTGAAATCTTTGTTGCCTGGTGAAGCTAACAGTGCCTCTCCCTCTTCTCTAGGTTGATCCCCATCTTGAAAAAACATCCACAAATCCGAGGGTGACGATCACCAGCCCACAAGAAAGCGACCAGAGCAATGACTATGCTGCAGTTGCATAGGCAGGGAAAATGGAAAGTGATGGGCAGAAAAGGAAAGGTTCTAATACTTCAACTTTAAAgcatgtgatttttttggtgATGGATAACTTATAACGGGTAGGTAGGCTGAGTACTCATGTGTTGAGTCTTGAGGTGAAAATGCCATATGGACTGATACAGAAACCAAACATTAATAGCTACCAGGAGAACACAGGATTACTTCTACAAGGTGAGGTTTTCTGATAGACTATGAGGAGGGAAATACATGAATACTGTATAGTAGTgctaaaaagttccacttaaacataagaaaaatccatttccctgttcaggtgagggagccctggcccaggctgcccagaggggctgtggaggctccttccttggagggcttcaagacccacctggacatgttcctgtgcgacctgatctaggtgaccctgcttctgcagggggattggactggatgatctctaaatatcccttccaaccctaccattctgtgattctataactCTTCCCTGGTATCACATCATCAGCAGTAACAGAATAAGCACAAAAGATACACAGTtccaggaaaaggaagaaaacacccACTCAAATTCAATGTCAAAACCTATTTGATGGTGTGTTCAGGAAAGAGGAATGATTTTTGTCTTGTAGTGAGGACAtatgtcatttttattttaaaattccatCATATATATGGTTTCTAGGCATAACACTAAGATGTAATTAGAATACTTGCCTCACTTAATTGCCTTTAGCCCACAAAAAATGGTGGACTAAAATGAGGTGAGTCCTAATGTTACTAAACCGTGGGTTTTCAATGCATTTCATAGAAGAGTTAGTTTTTGCTTTCATAAATAGCACTTATTTAGCACCCTGAGTGTATGTGGGCAGCCTACAGTACTGCAGCCAATTCCCATTTGCAGCAAGAGACTTTGTTGATTCACTAAAAAGTGAATTGATATCAtcatgggaaaaaagaaaggaggaggaataaGGAAGTAAGAAACGTGGCAGATGAGTTTCCAAAGTTGAGTCAGGGCACATTTGTAATTCAGCCTATGTGAAATTCAAGCTattaatggcaaaaagaaaaccacccCAGAGAGGCTCCTGATGGGCTGGGGCTTAATTTGCCTTAGCAAATGAGGGATTGATCTGCAGTGTTAGTTCTCTTAATGACACCAATTCCATTGCTCTTATCGTTTCTCTGTTAGTAATTGGAACAATTTGGAGTTCACAGGAGTAGAGCCCTGCGCATAATTTCAtcaaacacacaaaagaaacGCTGGGTTTCCTTATGGTTGGTGCAGGTAAATTATTGCTGCGAGAAACTAAAtggtgtgggggtttttttgttgatttcaTGGCACTGAGGCAAAAATTCCACTTATCAACAAGTGGGACTTGAAGCAGGAACATGAAGAGCCCTTTGTCATGATTGAAACTCGTACAAACATCTCCACTCTTTCCACCAACTGTtcaatgtggggttttttcaatGGAGCAGAAACATAAATAGGGATCCTTCAGCGTGTTTCTGACTACTGGCAGCGTGAGGATAAAACCCAGCATGATAAAACCCACGGGAACAAGAGTTAGAACAGTTTGTCCTGCAGCATCCCCCAATTGTCTATGGTCCATGTGTCCTTTGCTGAACTGTCTGGCAAAGATCTGAGGGAATATTGCATGTGTCATCAGTATAAAATATGCTCCTAAGTTAGCCAAGCTCCTAAGCAGGTGTGTATCCTTTTATTTGATACAGCAGTTAAGCCTTTCTTTGGTTTCACTGGGACTGAAGATGACATTTAATGTTAAGCAGAAGCAAAAAGCCTCCACCCCAAAAGATACAACAAAAACACCCCCTGCCCCCATCCAATGAATAAAATACCTGCTAGTGAGGTAAAACAACACACAGAAATCCTCTGGGTACCTTTATAGTTAACTCTTCACTGGCATAATACATGCAGCAGCCTTAAAAGCCCTCCAACAATCCTTAACCACACAGAGAAGGCAGCTCTGTCTCCTCAGGGAGCAACTCAGGCACAGCACCTTCTTTGTAAAGCTGATGGAGGGAAATGGCTAATGGCACAGCTTTACTCACCTTGGGCTGAGAATCTTCTAAGCTAAGCAGTAAGCACAAGCTTACAGGTGTGTCTGGATCAAAAGAAATGACTACAAACAGCCTCTTGTCTAGGAAGTTAGTTGTGGAGCAAAAAACTCTACTTGCTGTTACCTCATTGCAGATCACCCTGTAATGACCTCTGAGATGCTCCTCGTCCTCAGAAGTTTGAAGTTAAATCAATATCTGGTGGAGATGTTTAATTTGGAGAACGTTTGCCTCAAAATGTTGTACCTAGAAGCAATGCTTAGAAGAAGAggagggatttttttatatAGTGATACTTTTCTCCCTTTGGTTTCTGTTTACAGCTTTTGTCCACCAACAGTTGTGATTTCTTACCTTTTCCCCAAATGTTCGTTGTCTTTCACCCTTAACAGACCTACAAATATcaagaaaagcaatttaaaagctTCAACTAAATTCTAGGGAAGTGTAAGATGATCATTTTCTTTCATGGGAACCTGAAATCCCTCAAatgttttcccctctctgttCTTGGAAGAAAGACAGGATCACACTGTTTGGAAACAGAGATCCAACCAGTTTCCCATTCGCTTTACAGCACTGTCCCTGTGCACTTTGTACAGGTGATCTAAAGAAATGAGTTCATGCACAACAAAGAACTCTGATGCTGAAGTGGGAATTAAACAAGAAGCATAGAGGTGTCCTtactggtgggtttttttctgtctgggtTTGCTGTGGCTTAACTCAGTTTGATGTGAGACGCATTCTTTTGTTCAGCTTGCAGGAGGTTATTTGACAAAGCTTATATGCAACATTTCTGAGGCGGGTTTAAGACTTCTTATTTTGGTTTccctttttaaaacagtttgcTATTAAAGAGAACTAGCATGCAGATACTTCTGTATTTTGTCTCATCTCAAGGCCTGTTTGATGTAAAAATCTGTCTTTGGGCAACCAGCTGCATAACCTTGGTGATTTTGCAGCTGGCAGGATTCTCCCATAAGTGGAACtgtaagaggaaagaaaagaatcagaGCTGGTGGTTTTCATGTTGCAACTGTGAAATGAAGCATGGTTATAAATCTGAGAGCAACACAGTTAATCTGCCCTCTGGTTTCTAATGTTCAGGTCAGGACTGGATTATCAGTGTATATAAACTCTTCAGCTGATACTCAGCAATAACACAAATTTTCTCTGTTCATTGGCAATACTTGAGAAAACTGCCACAACTTTTAGGTATCTCCCTGCTTGAAATCCCTCATTTCAAGCACAGCGTAAAAGCATATGCTTAAACCCCATAGGACTGCAGCTTTCATTCGGTTTTATCTCTTACTTCAGTGCTTTTGACTTAGCAGAGACAAAATGAAGTTAGTTTCCAGAAAGAAATGGGTGGAAATAGGGAAAAGAGAATCCCTGCTCAACCTCAGCCAAAGGGAATTGAAATCAACTGGCGTGCAGAAGCAAGAAAGTGTGAGCGTTCTGATCACTTGCAAAGATGGGGAAAGGACTGTTGTTGGGGGATATTTGGGTGTTTAGTTTAGTTTGGGCATTTAATTTGGGTATTTAATGTACCCAAAGGTACTTTAAAATAATGGTGAGATGCTAAATGTGAGGACAAAATGCAGCAtcttggggggggggtgtgtgtgtgtgattaaGCAGTAGCAATCAGAACGATTCAAGGGTGTGTTATTTTGGGTGGCTGAGCGCCTTCAGTGTGAGTTTTAATCAAAAGAAGTGCTTTAGACATGGCAAGAGACAGTGAGGCCACATGCTATCCTTCACCTGCATGTTTGCAGGCATCAATGGAATGAGTGTGCTTGTGTGTTCACCCACACTGCCCACAGAGATGGGGAAGGTGTTGCTGGAAGGGCTCATTCCAACTCCGGTGCAGCAGCTGCGAGAACAGATCCTGTCAAAATGCTGGGGAAAACAATGGAAGTggcagcatttatttttaagccagttttcttttctttgaaaaaaagatCACCCCTAAAGAAATCAATGGTGAAGAAAACAGCTCCTGCGGCAGAGCAGGACCTGTACTCACCACAGGGTGAGTACATAAACCCACGTATGGGGAGTGCTCCAACTGCTTCCCAAGTGTCACTTGTGATGTGGAGACTGTCCATGCCCTGTCCCACCTCAGCTCCCACGGGGGAGTGAATTCTGCTGCTCTTGAGAGCTGAGGGAGCGAGCCAGAGGCCAGCCTGGCAAGAGACAAACTGCCAGATCCTTTATTTAACCAAAATTGTTGTTGTGTTCTTAGCTGTTTGACAgaaagctgctggcagagcGCATCCAACTAAAGTTCTGGTTGTCTTTTGCCATCTCTCTTGGATTTCCCACCCTCTTCCCCTGTGTGcaggttctgctgctgctccacctcCCACCAAACCCCcctctctctgcagcctccctgctgtgccactgctttccCTGAGAGCCCTTTGCTCCCTCTTGTGCACGATGAGAAATCTGATGCTTGGAAATGgcaggctgaggctgcagcagaaaCTGGGAATCAAATCTGTTCCCAGGGAGAAGGGgatgtttctgcagctctgcctttgcCTCTATCTCCCTGTGCCCTGGGAACATGTGGGAAATAAAGGGGTCACCACAGAAAGGATGCTGCAGAGAAACCTTTTCtgcacagggggatgggggaagCAGACCCCAGGTGTTAATCAAAATTAAGCCAATGACTACCACTCAGACTGGAAAAGAAAGTGATTTCTTTCACTAGGGTTGCAGAGAAAATAGTGTTGGCCTAAGAGGGGCTGCATTGGAATTTAAAGCCAAATGAGGTAAGAAGGAGGGGCAAGAAATAAGGGGAGCatgaagaaactgaaagaagcCTCTTTAGCAGAGGGGTCAGAGGgttggaaaaagaaatggtggtgtgtttttttccattaggGGGCATCCATTAACGTGCCTTTGGGAAAGGTGatggcagccagggctgggaagggccATCCTGGGCAGTCTGGAAGTGAGTATGTGTGGGGTTTGGGGATGGGAAAATGGAAGAGACATGTGGTAGGGAAAAGGGTATGTGCAGGGACAGATTGCCCTCAGCCTCACTGGAAAGTCCTCAGGGACCATGGTTGCCcctggctgctccccagctggagCCCAGACCACAGGCATTTCCCCCTGAGAGCAGCAAAAAGCACATCCCTGTGGCTGCTCTTTTGCTGATGCTTCAGTTCCTGCAGCAAAGGATGAAGGTGTTGGAAAATGGTAAGGAAATGGATcttgaaaaatgtttctaatgTGACTTAACCTTTCCACTATGTGGCTATTTAATAGTAAGAGAGTAATTTTCTGCTCAGTGTTAGCACAAAAGGCACCGATTCTGTGCTGCAAAGGGCTGCAGCCTCCGGAGCTCTGAGCTGAAAGGAGAGTTTAATGAGAGGAAATGTGCGTGCCAGCATCAGCCATGGCAGCATCACAGGCTTTGCTGAGACATCCCAAACATTCCCTACCCCAGCAAAGCTTCAGCAAGATCCTGGAGGGTCTTCTTTGTTCCCCCCTAACACCTGGGTGATGCCACACGTGCTTCATCCTCGCTCATGCTGCTGAAGAGCAGGAGTGATGTGCAGCAGGACACAGAGCCTTGTCCTCTGGAGACAAAATGAGGGTAAACAAGCCCaacctctgcttcctcctccagcTGGATTTTCAGTCAGGCTTCCAGGACAGCGTTAACAAAAGGTAGGTGGAGAGAAGGGACTTGGCAGAGTTGCAGAGCCCTCACTCTCATCCCTTTGGTGACCTTCACTGTGCAATTTAAAATGTCACCTTTcctccattttttaaattaaaacctgAAAAACTGAGGCCAGCTCACGTGTGCCACCCACACCCCCAGGGCCCCACAGCAGCAAGCTCAATCCTCCCAATCCCAAAGGGAAGCGCTGAGGCCCCTCTACCCTGACTGACCACTGAAGGTCTGGGGAGCAACCGCTGCCTCACAAACCCCTcagctcctcctctgcctcttcccCCAGATGACAACTGGATTCTGAAGCTTTTGCACCTCTGatagatgtgtgtgagggagcTGCCAGCCCTACTCTGCTCCCTCCTCCGTTACCGTGGGTCGGtgctgagctcctgctcctccctcTCGTGACAGCTGCTTTGCACAGCAAGCCTCACATCAGCCACAAAAACCAACCcagcttcagctgcagcttccaCACACATTATGTCCTGGCTTACTGAAGTTGTGGAAGGATGAACCAAGTCACAGCTCACAGCGTTACCTCAGCGACTGCTCAGCTCTGGAAGCTGAAAGCACGGACTGCAGTAAGGCACCGGCGCCTTTCAACTGCCCCTTTCCAGCACCACTTTCCCCCTCTTCAAAAGCAAATATTCAACAGAGAGGAACCTGGTTGAGTAGAGAGAGATATCTCACCAAAGCCAGGGTTGGCTCACGCCTCGAATTTTATTCAATCCAGTCAAAAAAATAGACAGAACTATAAGGTGGCACATACTGTCAGAGTACAAACCACAGCTTTCTCTGTACAGCTTCGTTCCAATCCACAGATCCAGATGGTGAAATAATTCCCTGGGTGGGGAAGAACTAATTAAGGGCCTTCCAGGTAAGGACAAGTCTTCAGGTAAGCGTTTACACCAACGTGTCTGCTTCAACATAACTTTTTCTATCCtctataaaaatataaactgCATTTCAAAATGCCTTTAGGTAAGTAGGTTAAGGTCATCTAACATGGCATTAGTTATGGACAAGAGCCAGGGCATGGGTGTTGCACATCTAGTGACTCCCACCCAGCCGCAACAGGAACATTTGGTGTGAGCTTCCACCAGAGCACAGCATAAGGAAAGGAACAACATCCAGCCAAAGCCGGCTGAGGGTGATGTTCCTCCTTCCCTAGGGATTCCTCCTTTTAGTTACCATGGCACTGGCTCAGAAGTGGCCCTTTTGCACGGGTGAACTGTGACACGGGATCAAACAGAACTTGCCTTTCCCTAAAAGCAACGTAGTGGGGAAGCAACACGGGCAAAGGGCCACATTTGGGGCACCCACAGGTGTGCAGGTTGTACCTGTGCAGGATTAGGGTCAAACCTGTGGCCCTCCCAGCCACACAGGTTGTCCCTGTGCGGGATTGCTTGGATACAGGCTGCCACCTGTGACAGGAGGACAAGTGCAAATCTCAAGGGCAGAACCTTGGCTTCTCTGGGAGCAGGACAGGGTCGGAACAGTAAGACTAAACAACATTTTAAaggcaagaagaaaatgaaaggaaaagccagCTGGTGTAAACTCTCTGAGGGTGCTGCAGGGTGTCCCTGGGACCGCCATCCCACACACCCGCTGCTCTCCCGGGGTGCAACCTGCGAGCTAAACACTTGCTGCAAGGACTTACTGGTTCAACACAGATTCAAACGTTGGGATACACAGAATATACTGGTGTCAGGCCTAATCACGTTGTTTCCTTTGTCCCAATCCCAAATCTGTACTGGAGCAgcttcccccccctcccctcccttctcccctcccacccctgccatcagctgctgagcagagcGCTTGGCTGCACGCCCACACCAGCTGGTGTGTTTGCCAGTTAAGGTGACCTACAGGTGAGAGAGCAAATCCAAAGGGAAGGGTCAGGTCTCAGCTAAAGGTTGGACGTTGTGCACCCTGGACAGAGTGACGGGTATCTTGGCCTCTCCCGGCGCCGGCGCTTTCGTGACGGGGCTCGCGTGGGCTTTGATGTCGGCGATTCTCTCCTTGAATCTTTGCTGGAGGTACTTTTCTTCTTTGGAGTAACTTTTGGCAAAGGCAGACATGAGCAGGCAGGCGGCCACCGTGGAACCCCCGAGGCAGAAGAGGATAGCCCCCGCCAGCCTGCAGACGTCGAGGGAGCCGTTGAACTGCACGGCGCGGGCGTCCACCACCACGAAATCATCCCTCCCCAGCGCTTCGATCTTGGGCGGCACGAGGAAACccaccaccagcactgccacacCTATCAGCATAAAAGCCGTCCCGGAGATGAGTCCGAcctggaaagcaaaacaaaccactcGCTTAACGTCACCTTTCCGGCTTTGAGCTGCTAAGTGGCCCTGGGAGGACGTGGCGGTCGCTGTGACTTGCAGGTGCAGTTCTCTTGTCTGGGAGAAGG contains:
- the NRSN1 gene encoding neurensin-1 — translated: MSYPGEACGARQARGSAEAGPQRYGVRSYLHQFYEDCTASIWEYEDDFQIQRSPSRWSSTFWKVGLISGTAFMLIGVAVLVVGFLVPPKIEALGRDDFVVVDARAVQFNGSLDVCRLAGAILFCLGGSTVAACLLMSAFAKSYSKEEKYLQQRFKERIADIKAHASPVTKAPAPGEAKIPVTLSRVHNVQPLAET